The segment GCCTGCGCAGTGGGAGCTTATGGAAGTTTCTCCATTAAAATCAGCTGAGCCTGTGGTTTTTCAGTATTTGTTTTGGTTGTTGAGTGAAGGTTTCAAAGACTTGTTATTTATTTCTCCTGTTTcctgttgggggtgggtgagagtCGATGATCATACTTCAAAATTTGCACCTACCTCGATTCACGGATCTGGGGGAAAATGACTTCAGTTTTTGTTCATTCAAGAACTGCTTTGGATTTTATATTCTCGTTGCCGTTTGtgctttttttctttttacaagAGAAAAAAAGGTTGCCGTGTAACTAGGAAGTTTAAACGAGATTCCAGTTCCTTTGTGGTGCGGAAGTCGGTTGCTTGCGTTTGTGTAATACATACTGAAGATTAATTTTCAATCTGTAACTGGTACTTTTGTGACCTAGCTGAATCCTGATGACGAGATATGTTGACATTCAGAGCTTAAAGCTTGGAAGTATTTTCAATTGCGcattctttgttttccattatggGAAAGTCACTGCCTGTAACATTCATTTAGTGCAATTTAACTGGACGTCGTACTGGAGGAAAGTCATAGGTTTATTTCTTATCTCGGGTCGTTTAGTTCTAAGAGAACACCACtaggaaaaaaaacttaaaaactTAAAATGGTGAACGAGCGAATCTTGATGTACAAGATAAGTGGAATTCAAAGATTAAGAGCAGTAAACCACAACAGGAGTTTTTTTAAGTGGCCAGTTAGTTGGGTGTGTTCATGTTGACAGGTTTCAATGGAAGATGAATAAAATGAGTTTAATGTTCTGTGTGTACTTAGTTTTTTATAATTAGTACAGTTGTCTTTTTAAATTTTTGGCAAACGTTTGacttaatttttttaaagtttatattATTTGACACAAACCTGTGCTTGAATCACATACTACACAACAGGAACGAGTAATAACTTTGAATTCATTAATTTGATATGTCTTTGTCTTAGGAATGTTTCTGTGCAGTTGACTGATCTAGATTGGGTTCCTATAACCTTTGCCATCTTGCACTATGTATCCCTTTTCTATTAAATTACTAATTTAAAACAAGTTTTTAAAATAGTTACTATCATGTTTACACCAAAATGTAAATGTTTGAAATGCTGACTTTATATATATGTGAGCAATTGCTGATTATTTTTTCCTAGGGGCTTGAGTAGGCGGATACAAAGTAGAAGATGACCACGGTTGAAGATTCCTTTTTTTCTCCTATTAGCCTTGTTTCTACTAGTGAGTTAATCCATGTTTACAAATAATAAAACACAAATGCATCATGTTATATCCCATTTACTGTATCTAACCATTTAAAAACTATATGTAGAATATTGAGTAAAATTTGTTTGTAAACTCCTAGGCCCTAAACAGTGAAAACCTGAGTCCCTGTTGTGGTTCCAGGTCTGCCGTTCTGAGTAGAGAATGAGGTTGACACTTTGCCTTTGGACAATGACTTTTCAACATGCAATTGACACTATTCAGAAGATAAGTTATTGTGCCCCTTTAATGTAAGAGTTGATAAAAGACTTACAAATTTTAAAATCTGCCATTTTGTTTATTAAGGACCTGCTAAACTTAAAAATTCAAATTCTAATAGTCAATTGTCCATCCAAGATCCTGCATAGAGCTAGTAAGTGGGGAATATCATGGATGTGTTCAGTGGAGCTAGGAAAAATTGCTCAATTATATTTTTAGATTTGTTATTGGAGCTTAAATATGCTTGGTGTAGCGATATATATCTAACAAAAACCTCTTCTGAAACAAATGCAGAGCTTGCAACTTCAGACAAATGTGCTCTCCTAACTTGCTTATCGTCATGATGAACCAAATTCTGAAATGTGATGGTGTTACAGTTCACCTAGTCTgagctgctgtggcaacatgcacttttacatgtatgttgtagtctggagctatggatagtgattgAAGAGGCTCCAATATTCTTTCCATCACTTGACTGACCAGGAatatctcccgctctttttttccattggggtatgtgtgtgttgggatttgcaggtggacactcaacctgtttggctgattTATGAATGTACCTTCTttagccatcaggtcctggggtaGGACTCCAATCCAGAGCTTTTAGCCCAGAGGCTGGAATGCTACTCACTGCACTACAAGATCACCTTTTCTGAAGTGTGCATTGTTTGAAACTTATTCTAAACAGACCCAGCTCTGAATTTGGATGTGAAACTCTTCTCTGCTGCTTGCCCATTTTTACTTGCCTGTTTTTCTTGTACTATTAGATCCAAGTTGCAGTCCAAGGAATAGTTTATAACTAAAGGTCCTGAAATTTAGACCTGTGCATTTTATACAATGgaatgttttttttgttttacagACACAGTGAAATttgtttcaaatcccaccccccccccccccccccccccccccaacaatgaCCAACAGTGGAAACAAAGGTCTTCTACTTGTACTTTGTAAAATGAGAAtgattgattgtattgaataATCATACCCTGATACTAATCAACTGCTGACAAGCCATTGCTTAACATTTTTCCATTTTCACACTGTTGTCTCACTAAACGGATGGAAGTTAGATTTCcttaaccccacccaccctcagctCATTTGAAAACTTATGAAGGGCTCAACATTGAGTCCTACTGAAATGTTCAAATTTCAGGAAGTGTATCTGTTAGGTTTAGTGACAAGTGACTGTTTACTCTAATGATCAGACGAAATATTTTGATTTCAGGATAGCCTAGAAGGCTTAAATTCTGAAAGTAATTTTTACATTTTTTCACCTCTCTGCTTCCCTGTCTCCCCCTGCTTTGCTGGAGTACAGATTCTAAGATCCATTCACTTGTGGTCCTTGTTGGTTAGTGTTTGCAGACTGGAAAAAGAGCTTTGTAGTCAAACTTAATCTGGTCCTTAATATTGATGTGCACTTCAGGATAGCTAAAATTTCTGTTCTTTTCCCCTCATGATCCAGAAGCACTGAACCCAGTTATATCACTTGCTGTCCCAGTTAGGATTAGCCATCTGAGTGTAGACCAGGTTTCAATCCTAGGACTTCTCTGATTTGCATGGCTCAGCTCTTCACTGCATAAGCTACTGCGCCAGTGAAGGAAAACTACTAATAAATTTTCAAAATTGCTTTACCCAAGGTTGTTTTTGCTCACTCTAACTATTGCATGTATGTGTAATCCTTAAGCAGTAATAGGGTATACAATTGTTTTGTCCATTCCTTTTCTAGAAAAGGATGTTAAAGAGGAATGAGCTACAGAGCTTTAACTAGGTAATGTAAaatgcagcaagttgtttcttaGTCACCTTGATACTGAGATAGGAAATATTGTTAAATTTAATTACTATTGGTAATGGGGAGAGGCGTGAGAGAAAGGAAACATCACAGCTGAATTCGGTTCAGCCCTTCTAAATGTCTGAACACGTGCATACTTTCAGCAGACATTTCAAATAATTAGTATTTGGCAGCATGATCAAATTTTCCTCCTCCCGCCCAGGGGCACTACCTGGAAACTTGTGATACTGAGCATAAGTAAGAGATTGAATTTGCATAGTGTTTTTTCTCTGGTTGTGCAATACTTGCCAAACAAATGTGCTGATGCGTTGgcttaaataaaaatgaaaactgCAGTAAGACTCTTAATAGTGCAGTGGGTTAGACAATCTCCTTTTGCCTTTGAGATTTGTTCtaaaactcaataaaaatcttttGTTTGCTATAAGGAACCTAAAACAAAGCCAGTATGTGTAGTCTCTATGCAGTTCCTAACTGGCACAAGCCTTTAACACAAAATGGTTGAATTTTTGGGCACTTAAGAGGCAAAGGCCCACTCAGAAAATGTGGACCAGTGACTTTTCAACCCCCCATTTTTTTTGTTGCATATCTATTTTATAGTTATTTTAACAAACTTAGTTGATCTGGAATGGATGAAATGGATCTATAAACAACATAATTGCTCAACAATTTAAATTATTAAAGTCTGACTCCCAAAGAGCATTTCTAGTTATCTTTTTCTGGACTGAATCCTAATTATTTTCCATAACGCAATAACTGCACATTTTCCTTTTACCCTATCAATTAGtttgttttaaaatctctaacaatGGTAACTGTTCAGATTAGCTCTGGCTGCTTTCCTGAGCCACAATGTGTTTGTGGACCATTCTAGTTTTATAAGCGAGGCTAGCCAGCAAAACATGGCCTGTGAGGGACAACCATGGTCTTGATACCATCACTGTATCTGCTACAAATTGTGTTCTGCCTTTCTGTAGGGAGGTTTTCAAACTTTTCCCTTCAGTTCCATATCATcagtgccttgaattcagaatTACCACTGGGGCATAATtttctcaagttctgttgaaatAATGACAAGAATGGCATTTAAATTTTAGTGCAGAAGGTCAAGAAATTCACATTTGGAGGACCTCTTTTGCTTTATGTCTGAGTTTCTTCAAATTTTTGTGCCACTTCAGTAAAACCTCTGTTGGAACCCTCTTGCTCATTAACATAGCTCCACCCCATTCATAAATCAGCTGACTTTGCTGCATTTATGGCAAATTTTTAACTGGATGTACATTTACCCTCAATTTTTATGTTACTGCTGTGCTTCAGTCTTTTCTGCTGCTTATGGTATTCCTATATTTTCTTTTCACTTATGTTCTGCATTCTATTTTTTGAATCTTTGAATACATTTTTATGATATCAAAATGAGCcacattaaaaattgaaaagcttCTACAATTACATTTTCTTAAATGTGTGCCTAATGTGAATAAATTAAGGTTTGATTACTTCAAGCTTTAATTTTCATGCATAAAGAGTGAATTAAAGAACATGGCTTATGGTCTGCACTTCTCGGggcccagatttttttttttgctgacttCCACTTACTTATGTTTGTTTTCTTGCATTCCATTCTCATTGAGATTTTCTGAAGTTTTGACATGGTGCTGGCTAGCATAGAAAGTGATGTATATTTTGGCATAACAACTGGCTTTGTTGTTTTAGGAAATTCAAAACCTTTTATTTTTCCATCTGAATTATAACAGTCAAGTCAAAATTGACTTGATCTGAAAGTGAGCTTTATTCTTCCCAAAGAAATGTTAGAAAGCAGTCCCTTTTGAGGATTAGTGTTCCTTTATTGCCCTCATGGAATGGGAAGCAACTATTTAAAAAATTACAACACAAGTATATGCTAAATATTTCTCTTCCCTCTCTATGCCTTCTGCTTAAGTTTGTAATTCATTTGTGGACGAATGGAGGCAGAAGATGTGATAGTAAAATAGCCTAATGGTTAGGTACTCAACCAGTGATGCAGAAGCTgagtgttcaaatcccatcatggcaagtAGGGAAATCAAACTCAATAAATCTGGCTGTTTGTAGGCTTGCACTATTTTATTATTAAAAAATCACGATCCTTTATGTAATTGACCCACCACTCCTCCTCCTTGGACTGACCTACGTTTGGTTGACACTTAGTGTCCTTGGGGTAAGTAGACATAATGCCATGTCATAAATTAGTACATCCCAAGGTAGAAGTATTACTGGTAACCCAAGCCAAACAAATTATGTATCTCTGTCTTTTAATGTTGAACAAAACTGGTTGGAGTTTTACACTTCTGATTGAAGATTTGCAGTTGATCTTTCTAATCTGGTTATAGAGCTTTAATTTATTGAAAGCCTCCAAATTAGAATGCTCCATATGATATTAGTTGTTTTGTCTGCCTATATTGATATTGATCCTTTAAAGTTTTTGTTACCATGCATTAATAGTTTTCACAAGGAGTGCTTAATTTGTTTATTGATATCAAGAGGTATATGGCATTGATAACCTTTTGAAATTGTTGCTCAGGTACCTTGTGATTACTTCAATTTCAGTTGGGCATATTTGGCTTTGGGTTGAGGGGTAGGGAAGCAATTTCATTAAACAAAAATGAGAATGCACTATTAAATGCTAGCATGTGGATCTATCCCTAGACTTTGTAGCTTGTAGTACTTAAGCCTTGGGATGCGCTTGTGCATAACTTGCACTTAGTGTAACAGTTTCAAGTGTGACAGTAGTACAAGAAGTAGGTCACTTGGCCTCGATCGTGTTCAATACTGGAGAAGAGAGCAGATACcaattttgtttaaaataaaaatttgtTCCTCGGGAGAACGGTGTGCATACACATATGTAAACATGTTTTGAGCATACAGTTTTCAACTGcaatatttaaaataattggagGAAGGATTAGTGGGGGTGTGCAGTTGAATTTTTTTAACCTAGAGGATGAGGAGGGTCTGGAACTTGTgtttgaaaggaaaaaaaaccTCAACATTTAAAAGTACATGAGGTGCTGTACAAGGCTACAGACCACTTGCCTATAAGGGCTAACCAACTACAGTACGTGAATTCAGGTGCTGCTGGTGGTCAGTTTGACTCAACCCTACATCAGCTATGCGGTTCATGGCCGGCCCACCTGTGTGGAAAACCTCAAACTTCTGTTGTTGATACTGTACTCGGTATCAGTAGCCATCATGAGAGAGACATATTCCGCTCAGTAGAATAGGGAAAATCAGTATGCTTTGAAACCCAAATGCTGGCCTTAGTTTGGACTTGATTGTAACATACAAGGTGAGCGTGGGAAATTGGGAGTGTCACATGTTTTGATTTTGTATAATTAAATACAAGTATATTTAAAAATTGTTTCAGGAATTGCCATGTGCTTTATCAtcctgtctttttttttaaacagctaaAATGGGAAAGAAACAAGGTAGCAAGACGAAAAAGTCTGAAGATGTTCAGCCTGAAGAATATATTGTCGAAAGAGTATTAGACAGACGAGTTGTACAAGGAAGGGTTGAATACCTTCTGAAATGGAAAGGTTTTACAGAGTAAGGAGTTTTACTGCACAGGCAACATTTAATTACATTTTCTTTGCTCTTCAATTTCTGTTAGAATTTTAGATGGTgaaatggttgtttttttttttcttctgttgAATTTACCAGTCTGCCGAACCTCTGGGCTCAGAAATAAAATCAAATTTGGTGTTTGGTAACACACTTAAAATAGCTGCCATGAAGTTGATGATTTCCTATGGCATCAATAAATGTAGTGATATTGCTTCTAAATCATTTGGTGGCTTCTGTTTTCCCTGTCTGAATCGAGGAGCATAAAATTCACTATGCATTGGCGTTCCCCACAAGGTGTGGAAGCAGTTCTGCAATATGCTGTAGCACCTGGTGTTGTGAAATCCAATCTTTTGTATCAAGACCGATTCCACAGTGCTGAGGACAACAAACAAGTGCTCATAATATTTGAGAAGTTGCAGATCATGACTTTTAATTCCCATCTGTTTTTAAAATGGCATGCTTTGTGCACCTAATCTAGTTGCAACATTTAACAGTTGCCGTATTTGgcactgttcccattggtagcaTTGAGCAACGCCCTCCCTTAGTGATTGTCTTGACACTTATGTTGCAGCACTGCGGTCAAAGTCAGGGCAACAGTTCTTTAAGCCTACTCTTTTAGCTTATATTCCTCAACTCTGCAGCATTGAATATTGGTATTCCTAGTGTTCCAATGTACAGTATGATTCATGCTTGGTTTGGGGTCCTGTCTGCATTTACAGCATAGCTTGGAGGACACTAATCCAGAACCACCTAGCAGCTTAACCCCTGATGTAGGCTGTACCTGAGCAGATGTATGTTAATACATTTATCCTAGTTCTGCTTGTAAGTTTGTATGTATGTACACTGTTACATGGACTTTCATTATGGAATCATAATTGAACTCTTAAAAGatcaaatgttttttaaaaaagtaagatCACACTGTAAACCGTGCACCTGTTATCCAGCTCTTCCCAAGAAACAGTaatacaaatataaaaaaatggATACAAAAAGGATGTTACACCCATTCTCAAATCAACAATCAAAAGTTTTTAAGTATTTTCTTATAAATAGCATCCAGTTGTTGGCAGCATAACTTCTGGAACTCTCCAAATTAAGTGACCAGTGGAACAAATTGCTTGTGTATTAATTGTGTCATGCCAAGTGTGGATCTGCATTTTGTACTTTATTTCACTagcttttattaatttaataggATCCCTGCTAAATATTCTAAATGGAGTATTCTGAGTAAACACTTATTTAATCCAGTTTTGATATGAACCTGTTTCAGAGCAGACAATACATGGGAGCCAGAGGACAATTTAGATTGCCCAGAGTTGATCCAGGAGTTTCTGGATTCCCAAAAAGCCACCAAGGAGCGTACTGATGGGTTCAAAAGAAAATCTGTCTCTGAAAATGAGAGTGAAGAAAACAAGTCAAAGAAGAAAAAGGATCCAGTAAGCCATTGTCTTCAAATCTATATTTCCAGAACTGATTCAGCTGAAACAGCTTTTATTTACTTTATAACAAGGCCGTGCAAAGTAATCGTCTGATGACAAAGCCAAATATGATTTTTGTTGTATGCTGTGCTATTTCTCATGTAAGTGTACAAGCAAGAGCTGTGCTGCCTAGCCCCGACCAGTTCTCTTCTGTGTCTAATTGCTGGGTGTATTAAGAGTAGCTTGTATCAATGCACTAGGGGCTTTAGGCATTTGATTATTCTCATTCCACCCTGGCATTGGGAATCTGAATCAATTAGGAAGAATGTAGCAGATGGTATAAATTTAGGTCATGAGTTCACTGCCAGTTTACATCAGATTGCCACCTGTCTAACACCTTAACCTATAGATCTTGCAAATGGAAATCAACTTGGTGAGTGAAGTTGTTATGGGGCTGCTAGCAATTTGGCATTTGAGATTCCATATGATTGACATTCTGAACTTAGTAATGTGTTTTGAGTTGTCTCCCTGTGACACTTTTTAAAATTGTCTTGCTTTGTTCAATTTCTCACATTAGTCCATGAGTTTGACAGAAACTCTAATATAATATTGGGAAattttttgaaataaaaaaaaactaaagtacTAAGTAGAGTTGGTGATAGATGTATAAAGGAATGGATACAAAGAATTAGAGGTGTTCTAAACCTACTGAGAATGGGTTTTGAAAGGTGTAGGGTTTATGGAAGAAAAGAATACTATGCCACCAATGGTGATGTGGTTGGGGATAGGGAAAGATTGTGAAATTATCTTGGATGAGGACAAATATCGTTCCGCTCAATGTGCTGTGAGCCAGCTGTCAATAGCTGATGATACTAATGATCAAGTGGTACAGCTTATAGGTAGATGTGACAAAAAATACTTTATGGTCTAGATGTTGATGTGGATAACTGTTTCAGTGGCAGTGAGATGGTTACTgttgcagaggtggaaataaACATTCTTAATGGTGGATGTGATAACTGGTTTGTAGCTAGAAGACATAAGTGTTTTGAAAGGTCTGGTTCAGTCTGAGCAAATACCCAAGATGGGCTTGAGTTTGTGAAAGCCAAAAGTACAACTTTACTCTCTGttcagaagggggagggggaaaactGACTTCACACTTGATGTCAGACAGACATAAGTGATTATAGAATTGAAGGAAATGATGGAGCAGTATAGTTGGtcaaatggaaatacatttagaaACTATTCCTGTTCCTGTGGTTGATAGGACCTTTTTTTCTTGTGAAACCTACCTCCagtgagccacataactagggaagtagagagcaTTCTAAACTAATTAGTGGAGGCAAGAGATCAAATTTTGGAaggtgtggtaaaccaaagagtagagacaagcgaatggtattaatatgggaaatgataaacggAATGTGACAAGAATGAAGAGTAAAACAGCAGTCAAGGCTAGAGATTACaaaaataaaaggacaaaactaaaggccctGTATctgcacgtagcattcaaaacatAACCAATGAACTGataacacaaatagaaataagtacctatgatctgatagccattacacagATGTGGCTGCATAAATTGGGACatgaatattgaagggtgtgtGACTtaagaagctaggaaaaggtgcaGGGATGGCTCTGCTAACtgatgatggtattagcacattaaagAGGGATGACctgagttcaggaaaccaggattaAAGTGGAGTGGGTTCAGATAAGAAATGATAAAGGCTGGAAGTCaccttgtgggagtggtgtacaaggCCCCTAACTAACTGCATGGAAAGACAGAGTGTAAAGGAAGAGATGACCGGAGCTTATCAGAAAGGTACGGTGATAATTGTGGGGAATTTTAATTACATATAGACTAGAAAAATCAAATGGGAAAGGTGTAGCCTTGGTGAGGAGTTCATAAAATGtgtttgggatagtttcttattgtgcaacgagatagaATTAATTGAATCACAGTGAAGGCACCCCTGGGTCGCAATGATCATAATCTGATTGAACTTTACATTCCATTTGAGGGAGTGGGTCCAAGatgagtattttaaacttaaataagggcaattatgtggaATGAAAGTAgagttagctaaagtgaactggcaaatgagctTTAACGGATTGGTTAACagggatgcagtggcagactttttaaagggatatttcagaatatacaatAGATACATTACAACAAGAGAggaaattccaaggggaggacccaccatccgtggttaactaaataaGTTAAAGGCTGTATCAAACTtgaagaaaaagtatataattgcgcaaagatgataggtcagaagattggacagaagataaagaacaacaaagaatgacaaaaatattaataaggagggaaaaagtgaagagtatgagagaaagctagctagaaatagagttgaaagtgagtctggggaattaataatggaaagtaaaatAAATAGCAAATGAATTGAATGGGTAGTTTGCATCGttcttcactatggaggatacaagtaatatcccagaagtagctgtaaagcaggaattggaaggggggaggaactcaggaaactTACACAATCAGGGAAGTCTATTATTAATTCTGCAGACTTACTTTCTGTAGGACCAAAGCTCACTTCTTTAACTCTTGTTTAAATACCTATCCTATTTAAATACCTATCTAACCATCcatattaagcaaattgttggagctgtgggctgacaaatccccagctcttgatgaacttcatcctagggtcttgaaagaagtggctagtgagataattgatgcgctggttttaattttccaattcCTGTATTTGGGGAAGGTGccaatagattggaaaatagcaaatgcaactcctttattcaaaaagggagggagacagcaggaaactacaggccaattagcttaacatctgtcatggggaaaatgttggTAGCtactattaaagatgttatgtcagggcacttagaaaaattcaaggcaatcagacagtgtcgatatggactcgaaacgttaactgtgttcctctcgcagatgctgccagacctgctgagtttttctaggtatttttatttttgttttggatttccagcatctgcagttttttgcttttatctttgtgtcagcatggttttgtggaaTGGAAAACctgttaaccaatttattggagttctttgaaggagtcatgtgctgtggacaaaggggaacctgtggatgtactgtacttagatttccagaaggcatttgataaagtatcagatcaaaggttattgcagaaaataaaagctcatagtgtatggggtaatatattggcatagatagattagctagccaacaggaagcagagggtagccataaatgggcctttttctggttggcagcatGCAATGAGTgttgtaccacaaggatcagggCTGGGGCTGCaacctttttacaatttatatgaactACT is part of the Carcharodon carcharias isolate sCarCar2 chromosome 3, sCarCar2.pri, whole genome shotgun sequence genome and harbors:
- the LOC121275850 gene encoding chromobox protein homolog 3-like isoform X1 — its product is MTTVEDSFFSPISLVSTTKMGKKQGSKTKKSEDVQPEEYIVERVLDRRVVQGRVEYLLKWKGFTEADNTWEPEDNLDCPELIQEFLDSQKATKERTDGFKRKSVSENESEENKSKKKKDPNDNQPRGFARGLEPERIIGATDSSGELMFLMKWKDSDDADLVPSKEANVKCPQVVIAFYEERLTWHSYSTDDEEN
- the LOC121275850 gene encoding chromobox protein homolog 3-like isoform X2 — translated: MGKKQGSKTKKSEDVQPEEYIVERVLDRRVVQGRVEYLLKWKGFTEADNTWEPEDNLDCPELIQEFLDSQKATKERTDGFKRKSVSENESEENKSKKKKDPNDNQPRGFARGLEPERIIGATDSSGELMFLMKWKDSDDADLVPSKEANVKCPQVVIAFYEERLTWHSYSTDDEEN